AGGAAGCAAGGAAAGGCTTCTTTTGATATTTCTATAGACATAAAAATAGTAACCTTGGCGAATGTAGCCCAGCTGTTGGAGTTCAAACTCTCTTGTAGGTTCTACCAATTCTTGTGCCTTCGCATAATATTCATTGGATTTATTATTGACGCGGTCGAATGCTATGGAATAGCCATCCGCCATCAAACTGGTAATACGCCCACTTCAGAGGAATACTGCGTCTTTCGTCAGCAAGAATACGAACAGAATCCAAGCGTTTTTTAAGTGCAATGGTATCTGTCTTAAAATTAACATCGATATTAAGTACTTCCTCTAACTCCTTAAGAGCTTTGGATCGTTCGCTCTGCGCTTTCAAAGGAATATACACCCAAAAGAATAGAGTAAAGTTAATAGAAGTATGGTTAATTTGGTTGGTATAAAATTCATTTCCCTAAATTTCGGGAAAATTTAGATATAAAAGGAAAAATTAACCAATATGGATATTGGTTGAGGTTAATCTTAGTGGTCGATGTTTGCTAGCGCACGCCTCGACTACGCTCAACGACCGCCCGCTACAATATGCGCTGGGTGGACTTGTGCCTCAGACCATCTTCAGCAAAGCTAGCGCAAGTCTCCGACTTGTGTTTCATCCACTTATCTTTTTCAGATAATCAAAATATACTCCTTTTAAGTCCTTGACTCTGTTATATAAATCTTCTTTTTCAATATATCCTTTGGATAGTGCAATTTCTTCTAGGCAAGCTACTTTTAGGGAGGTTCTTTTCTCGATTGTTTTTATAAATTCCGTAGCTTCAGATAATGATTCATGAGTTCCCGTATCCAACCAAGCAAAGCCACGGCCTAATAGCTGAAGCTGAAGGTTATCTTGATTAAGATATTCTTGATTTACGGTGGTGATTTCTAATTCACCCCGGTCAGAGGGCTTTACATTCTTAGCAATTTCTACAACGGTGTTCGGGTAAAAGTACAAACCCACAATCGCGTAATTCGATTTTGGTTCTTTTGGCTTTTCCTCAATATCAGTGACACGTCCGGATTCATCAAATGCAGCAACTCCATATCTTTCTGGATCATCGACATAATAACCAAAAACTACAGCCTGTTTATTCTCTTCGACCTTTTTCTTGGCATCCAATAATTGTTGCTGAAGGCCTGCTCCATAGAATATATTGTCCCCCAATATCAAGCAGACATCATCGCTGCCAATAAATTCTTCCCCTATAATAAAAGCTTGTGCGAGTCCTTCAGGCGAGAGTTGCTCAGCATAGGAAATCGAAATTCCCAACTGACTGCCATCTCCAAATAAACGTTTGAAATTAGGTAAATCAACAGGTGTAGAAATAATGAGAACCTCTTGGATTCCTGACAACATTAATACCGATAAGGGGTAATAAATCATGGGTTTATCATATACCGGCAACAATTGCTTAGAAACAACCTGTGTCAATGGGTGCAACCTTGTCCCTGAACCACCTGCTAAAATTATTCCTTTCATAATATCTATCTATTGTTTTTATTGGTTAGCTTTCAACTTATCAAGCATCTTATTCAAGCTTTCTTTCCATTCCGGAACATCAACTTTAAAGGTATGTTTTACTTTCTCCTTGCTCAACAATGAATAATGTGGGCGCTTTGCTGGTGTAGGGTAACTAGCACTTGGAATTGGGTTCACCTTACAGTCTAGATCAGATTGATCTCTGATTTCTTTTGCAAAATCATACCAGCTGATTCTACCTTCATTGGAATAATGATAAATTCCAGCAACCCATTTTCCATTTTCTATGATATACTTTATCAGAATAGCCAGGTCATATGCATAAGTAGGGCTACCGATTTGATCTGAAACAACATTGATTTCATCCCCGCTGTTCATCAAGTTGAGCATGGTCTTGACAAAGTTTTTCCCAAATGTAGAATATACCCAAGCTGTTCTGATAATTATGGCATCATTGCAAAACTCTTGTACAGCCAATTCACCCTTTAATTTGGAAGCTCCATAGATATTAATTGGGTCCGTCGGTAGATCCTCACTTAAAGCTTCGTCTTTATTTCCCGGAAAAACATAATCCGTTGAGATATAGATCAACTTGACAGAATTTTTACCAGCATATTTGGCGATTTCCGATGTAGCAAGATGATTGACAACATTGGCAATATCAGGCTCCTGTTCCGCCAAATCAACAGCAGTATAGGCCGCTGAATGGATGATATAATCCGGTTGATAATGATTAAGGATTCCTTGAATTAGGTCAGGATTGGTTAGATCTAGATCTTTTCGCTCCAGAAAATACAATTCAAAGCGATAGTCAGAATACCAAATATCTTTTAGCTCAGAACCCAATTGGCCTGAACTTCCAGTAACCAATACTTTTTGCTTTTTCAATGTTAGTTAGTCTTTAGCTTTAATTGAGCAATAGCATCCTCAAAGGACGGCAATAACCTGTCTTTGTCAGATACCAAGAGGTTGTCAGTTGGCAATGACCAGTCAATATTCAGTTGACTGTCGTTGTAGATCACACCCCATTCCGCGTCTTTATTGTAAAGGTTATCGCATTTATAAGAAAACTCAGCAGTTTCGGATAATACAATAAAACCGTGCAAAAATCCTCTTGGCACAAAAAGTTGTCGTTTGTTTTCAGCGCTTAACAGGACTGCAACATGCTTACCAAATGTGTTTGAGTCCGGTCTAGCATCAACAGCAACATCCAGCACCTCACCTTGTAATACTCGCACCAACTTAGCCTGTGCAAATTCACCAGCCTGTGCATGCAGACCACGCAATACAGCTTTGGTCGAGAAACTTTGGTTATCCTGAACAAAATCCACGTCCAAACCAATAGCTTTCTTAAAAACAGACTTATTGTAACTCTCAAAAAAATAGCCTCTGCTATCACCAAATACTCGAGGCTCTAAAATGAAACAGTCCTTAAGACCAGTTTCTATTGCATTCATATTATGAATCTAATTAATTATCCTTTTTATTAACCCCTTCAAATTCTACCCCTAAATTTAACGTTTCTTAAAACACCATTCAAACCCAATTTCAATCAACCATTCCATTAAACTCTCTCCTTCTTTCCCTGTCTAATGTCTTATGTCTATTGTCTTATGTCTTTTTCACCCTCACATCTGATATCTACTCTCATAATACCTCTGATACTCTCCCGAACTCACCTGTTCCAGCCATTCTTGATTTTGCAAGAACCAATCAATGGTTTTCGACAGACCTTCCTCAAAAGTAACACTTGGCTCCCACCCTAGTTCATTCTTTATTTTTGTAGCATCGATTGCATATCTCAGGTCATGTCCTGGGCGGTCCATTACAAATTGTATCAATTTTTCAGATGTTCCGGCCTGGCGACCTAGTTTATCATCCATTTGCTTGCACAGTTCCTTTACCAAATCAATGTTTTTCCATTCATTGAACCCACCAATATTGTAGGAATCACCGTTTTTCCCTTGATGGAAAACTGTGTCTATAGCTCTCGCATGGTCAATTACAAATAACCAGTCACGTGTATATTTCCCGTCGCCATAAATTGGCAAGGGTCTATTGTTGATTATATTGAGTATACAGAGAGGAATAAGTTTTTCAGGAAAATGATTGGGGCCGTAGTTATTCGAACAGTTTGTAATCACAACGGGCAGACCATAGGTATCATGGTAGGCACGCACAAAATGATCTGAAGCAGCTTTTGAAGCGGAATAAGGCGAATGAGGATCATAACTGGTATCTTCCGTAAAAAACCCACTGTCGCCCAATGCTCCGAATACTTCATCTGTGGAAATATGGTGAAATCTCTTCCCTCCGAAATCGCTGTTCCAAAGTTTCTTTGCAGTATTCAATAGATTGACAGTTCCAATTACATTTGTGTTTACAAATGCCATAGGGTCGGTAATGGATCTGTCCACATGCGATTCTGCAGCAAGATGAATTACGGAGTCGGGTTGAAACTGTGTAAAAACATCTTCCAATGCGCCTTCATCGCGAATATCAGCTTTTACAAATGCATAATTGAGATGTCCTTCAATATCTACAAGATTCTCAAGGTTACCAGCATAGGTCAGTGCATCCAAATTAATAATCTTATAATCCGGATATTTTAGCACAAAATGCCTTACAACATGAGATCCAATAAATCCTGCTCCTCCTGTAATTAGAATTGTCTTATTCATTCCACAAAATAAACAAATAAAACTAGTTACTTAATAAGGTCTTTATTTCTTTAGCTAAAAATGTAGTTTTTACTTTATAGCTTCCCGCAATTCTGGAATATTTAATTTGGAAAAACATTTTGATAGAGCAGTTTTTAGAAATTCACCATGGACAACTTTTTTCTTGATGATTTGGACATTGGATTTTATATCTGCATATACTTGAGCAGTGATTTTTTCGAAAATCTCATCAATTTCAGATAAGCTTTGTATGGTAAAACCAATATTATTCTCTTCCACGAAATTTGCCATTGCCGATTCTTTCCAAACAATAACTGGTAAGCCTTGGGACAGATACATTGACAATTTATGGGGAGTTGAAAATTTTAAATATTGTTCAGCCAATCCGGTACATGTTTCTATACTACTCCCTTCCCAAACCAAACCAAACCAAACGAAAAACCACTGACGTCCATGGCAGGACTGCTTGGATTGAAAAAGCCCAAATATTCCATATTTTCTGGTAATTGCGTTTTGTTTCAAATTGATTCCATAAAGTTTTGCTTTGAAATTAGGCTTCCATTTATAGAGGAATTCTGCTTTTTCCGGGGTTAGGTTTCCTTCGAAAATAATATTCTTTTCAAAAACTTCATTACTAGCCGTGATCACTTGATAATTTGTATCGAGCCGGAAATCGAAAAGGTCTAAATTAACGACCTTAGCAGGATTTATTCGGTTACTTATGAGCCATTTTGACATTTCCGCATTCTGAGAAATCACGATATCTGCAAAGTCCAGATATTTAATTTCATATTCAGGATCGATTTGCCCAATCCTTCGGATCGAATCTAAATCAATGATCATCATGATGATGCGAATCCCTCTTTTGATTTTCGCACTATAAAGACTGTTGTATACAGCTTTAGCTACGTTAAACAAACTTTCAAAGGAATAAAAACCAAAACCACATCATTAGCGTCTAGTTCTGCAATATATTTTTTGAAGGTTAGGTAATTGTAATAATTTGCATATCGCCTGGAAAGGATTCTCCTGATTCTATATTTCGAATCCATTAAATTGACCTTGTAAAAATTATAGGTATTGGAAGTTGGAATATCTGATTTTATGATTTCGTAAACATCATATTTTGCTTTAAAGCCGGCATGGAAATCTTTATAATATAGATCGTTGATAACGTGGAATCTCAAGTTTTATGTGAACTCGCTAATAAAAGGTTACATGTATTTTAATTATGCAAATGTATTTAAAATAAGCTCATAGAACTGCATAATACCTTATTATTCAAAATTTTACACAACAATAAAATTCATTATTTACGAGATAAAATTATAGAAATTTTCGGAAAGCTAGTGGATTCTAAAATTAAAATTTATCTATTTTAGGTATTTTAGGGTCGATAGCCGTTGGTTGCGTTGGTTAACCTGAGTCGAAAGCAGGAACCGAAGAGTTGTCCCTATCCTTCGACTACTCGGGGACCGGGAATCAAAGGTGGTATCTGCCCTTCGAATGCTTAGGGCCCCCCTTCGGTGGTTTCGGCTCCAATAAGCCGCCGAAGGGCAGCAACAGGCGCTAGCCCGACTTATGCTGCGCTTTCTTATATATTATGCCGTTTTTTTTTCGCTTTTTGATTCTATCAATTTGGAGTTTTTGATAGGGCATCCTTTCAATAATTCTTGGACATCATATTTTGAAACCACGGCTTTTAGGGCTTCTAGGTGTCTTGTATGGTGCATATCAGTGCCTACAAAATCGTACATTCCAGCACGGATCAATGTCAAAGCGCATGTTTTAACATTCTCGCCATAGTACTTGCTGATGGACAACAGGTTCAACTGCAGGTAACAGCCGGCACTTTTTATTTCTTCGAAAATCTTGAAGTTGTTATGGTAGTAATTGTATCGTTCTGGGTGGGCTAGGATGGGTTGGTACCCGCGGTCTTGGATGTCTTTAATAATATTGAAAAGAGCTTTCGACTCCGAAAGGTATGACATCTCGATCAACATATATTTATCGTCGATCAAGCATAACTTGTCGGTTTCTATCCATTGGTCGATCTGGTCATCGATCATATACTCAGCACTGTAGTTGAGCTTGAAGTCGATGGCATTTGACTTGAGGTAATCGTTCAGTTTGCCATGAGCCACCTTGATAGTTTCAGGCGTATTGTTGTGTACACCGGCCATAACATGGGGCGTAGAAACACTGTTGTGAATGCCCAGTTCCTTAAGGCCATTGATCAATTTAATGGATTCCTCCACGTCAGGGCTACCGTCATCGATTCCTGGAAGGATATGATTGTGTATATCCCATCCGACCCAATTCAGTCGATTTTTGTACGAAGGTTCTGCCTTCTTGTTGCCCCCAAATAAATTACTCCAAAATCCCATTTTCTCAATTATTTAGTTGTTTGGTAATAGGTAATATCTGTTTTATTAGATGTTCTGTTTGTCAATAAGGTTTAATTAATACGTCAAAAATGAACCTTATGCTACAAAAATTTTAAATCAGCCCCGAATTATCTTTCTCAAGTTGTTCGTAAACGGCCTTAACATCCTGTGCTCTGTTCCTATCCAAAACCAATACCGCATCATCCGTACTCACTAACATACAGTTAGTTAAGCCTACAAATACAGTATGCTTGTTAGTACCTACAACAATATTGCCATTTTCATCTACAGGATGTCCCTTGCCCTTAAAATATTCGAACAACGAGTCAAATGCCCCCATATCTGACCATTCGAATCTCGCCTGAACCACTTTTATCAAGTCACTTCTTTCCATGACCGCATAGTCAATGCTCTTGGAAGGGATCAGCTTAGAATGTTCTTCATCCAATACCAGGTCCTCAGCGTATTCAAATGCTACTTCCGCTGCATTGTACAGCTTGGGTTCGAACCGCATCAATTCTTCCAGGTAAACACCTGCCTTGAAGCAGAAGATCCCGGAATTCCACAGAAAGTTTCCTTTCTTCAGGAAGTCCCGTGCGGTGTCCTCATTGGGTTTCTCACGAAATGAAAGTACGGTATTTCCTTCGTGCTCGATATATCCGTAACCCGTCTCCGGCCTGGTCGGTACGATACCGAAAGTCGCAATGAATCCCTCTTGCGCGTACATGATGCCCTGGTTGATGGCTTCCCTGTAGTTTTTCATGCCTTCGATCAGGTGATCTGAAGGAGTTACGATCAGAATATCGTCCGGATCGGCATGAAATGCCGCAAATGCAATTGCTGCTGCCGTGTTGCGCGGTGCAGCCTCAGCGATAATATCATAGCTCACGGGCTTTAAATATGGCTCTGCGATAGTCTTGTTCTGGGTCGAGCCCACTAGGATCACTTTGGATGCTATCTCTTGGTTTCTGGCAATGGTTAGCTCAAAAAGAGTTTTTCCCTCGAAGATTGGAAGGTATTGCTTTGGCTTGGATTTGCGTGAAAGGGGCCATAAGCGAGAACCCACCCCCCCAGAAAGTATTACATTAATTATTTTTCCCATAATTATCCTAGTTTTTTCATTTCAATGGCATCATCAACTCTTAGGTACAGCTCTGCTGTCGCCCTAGCGTCTGAAAGTGCATCGTGGTGCTTCAGCTCAACGCCCATCAGCTCACAGCAGATACTCAATTTAGTACGCTCAAACCCCAGTGACCTGTAAATCCTGCTCGTACAGTCCCAAATTGTGTCAAGGCCAAGATCCTCGTAGCAAAGGTCGTAGAATTCCATGGTTTCCTTCAGGACCGAACGGTCCAGAAGTTCATCGTGGGCCACCATATGCTTGCAAACCAAAATGTCCCTGATGCTTGGAAACAACTCAATAAATGTCGGTGCCGAAACCGTATGTTTCGGCTTGATGCCATGGACACGTGAAGTTTGCCACATGTATCTGTTCTGGGGCGGTTGCACCAGACTGTAAAATTCATTGACAATGTCCCCATCAACAACCTCGACAATCCCGACAGCGCAAACGCTGCTGTATTTCGCAGTAGCTAATTCAAAGTCTATAGCGGTAAATGTTTTCGACATCTTTATGTTAAAAAAAATTAGACTCAATAACCATACTTACCTTTCCACCTTTCTCGCAGGGAAATCCTAAGCTTGTCTTCCGCCGGGTTCTTGCCCGGCTCATATAACTTCTCAGAGGCCAGTTCTGAGGGCATATACTCCTGTTCAACGAAGTTCCCTGCATAAACATGGGCATACATATATTCCGTGCCATAGTCCAGTTCCTTCATTAATTTTGTCGGCGCATTCCGCAAATGTAACGGAACCGAAAGGTTGCCGGTCCTCTTCACCATGGCCTGAGCTTTGTTGATCGCCTCGTATGAGGCGTTGCTCTTAGCTGAACAAGCCAGATAGACAACTGTTTGCGACAAAATTATGCGCGACTCCGGCCAACCTATGACATTGACTGCCTGAAAGCAATTGTTCGCCAACAGAAGTGCGTTGGGATTTGCATTCCCAACATCCTCCGAAGCGAGGATCAACAGCCTCCGAGCAATAAATTTTGGATCCTCTCCTCCCTCGATCATCCTTGCCAGCCAATAGACCGCAGCATTAGGGTCAGAACCACGAATGGACTTGATAAATGCTGAGATGATATCATAATGATGCTCGCCTGATTTGTCATATCGAATGCGGTTCTGCTGCACATGTTTGGCTACAAACTCATTAGTGATCTCGTGTTTGCCGTGTGAGGCGGCCTGAGTTACCAGTTCCAAGATGTTAAGCAGCTTCCGGGCATCTCCTCCCGAGAGCTGAAGCAGGGCTTCATATTCCTTGACCTGAACGTTCTCTTCCTTCAAGTATTCATCCTGCGTCAAGGCCTGGTCCACAATCTCTACCAGCTCATCCTTGCTCAGTTCTTTCAGAACATACACCTGACAGCGGGAGAGCAGAGCGGATATAACCTCAAAGGAAGGGTTTTCCGTAGTAGCACCGATCAAAGTCACGGTCCCTCTTTCAACCGCACCCAAACAATGAATCCTGTTGGGATTTAGAAAACCTATGGATCTCATCGATAAACAAGATCGGCTGTTTCCTGATTGAACTGCCGCATCTGTTCTGCTTTTTCGATCACCTCACGGACCTCCTTGACCCCGGATTGTATGGCGCTCAAGCTATAATAGGGGCGGTCCAGGGATTTCGCGATCAAGAGCGCCAGTGTAGTCTTACCTACTCCTGGGGGGTCCCCAGAAGATCATGGACGGAACGGACTTCCGTTCTATGGCATTCCACAGCACGGCACCCTCACCGACAATATGCTGTTGACCAAATATATTCTGTAAGATTATTGGGACGCATCCGCTCAGCCAAAGGTATTTGTGTTGCCATAATTCACAAAGCTATCGAATTTTCATAGTAAAGGCAACGTAAAAAGTATATAGTAATATGAATGTGGCAATATGTCTATGAGCCTTAATAGTTGTTTCTTGTTTCCCCTTACTTATAACTTCCTGCCTATGGCTAACTGTGAAAAAAATCTTTCCTTAGCCACTCCACTAACAGTACGTTAGTACCTTCCACCACCTTTTCAGCATCCTGCAGGATATAAGCAAAAGTGGCGCCAGAAGCCGATCCCAGAGCTCTCCTGGGTTGTCTCAAAGGGTGCCAGAAAAGTATTTCTACTAACAGCGACGGCACTTTTTAACAATGTAGAAAAAAGAAGACCCGGTACTTTCCCTGCACCGGGTCTGAAATAAACTAAATAAATAAAACACTTTCCCGTGCGAGACAATTCCCACCAGATCACCCACCTCATAAATAACAAATATATTCAATGGTATTTCGGTCCCACGGGCAACAATATAGCAATTTTTTGAAGATCCTAAAAAAATGTGGAGATCTCCATGAGATCGGCATCAAAACCAACTCAACTAATTCCTTACCAAACATTACTCCACGGGCAAAAATTTTAAAAGCAACATCTGTATCTAGTGATTCCCTGGCCTGAGGATGTCCCGAATGCACCGAACAATAGGATAAAATCACCCCTACACTCCCTACAGCGAAAGGAAGGTGAACGACCAATCTGGGCAAAGTCTGTCAGGATGACTCCATGCCTGCGCCAAATCTACCAATCAATTGGCTGAAAATCCATTTGAGGAACCGCTCGCCTTTTTGCACACATAAAGTTTGCTTGGTGATTGACACAATAATAACTGCTTAAACCAACAAAAGGAAACATTCAGCCACAAATTATACAGTAGCCATTCACCGCAAAGAGCCAAAGCGAGAACAGGACAGGGCAAGAGCGGCGGGGTTTCGCAGGCCGCAAATGAGCGGAGGGATTGCAGGATTTACATTAATGTCACTTGTGTCTCTCATGTTTCAATTCCTTTAAAACAACAAGAATTTTAATTCTCTTTGGTTGCGAAATAGGAACTGCTTTTCTTGGTCTGTAAATATGTGTTTTACTATTGAAACTGTAACGTGGATTATAAAAAATCGAGGTTATGTTAGCCTATAAACAACTATAGTATTCTATTACTTTATTTGCATTAGGCACTCAAAATATCACAAACAGGGCTTTAATAACAAGTATGCCGTTAATTCACTGGTAATTGATGGGTTGAAATAATCTAAAAGAGACAGCCTGATTTCATTACGCACTATTTTGAAATTAAATACGCCACTTTCGTAATTGCCATTATCCTTGTTGATGTGATTGTGATATAATAGTTTGCTATTGTCATGAAATGCTCCGAACATTTCACCATCCTTAACGTATTTATTTGAATATTAGCAAAAAATCAGGTTTTCTTGTTGGTCTAACACAAACTTTGTTCCAATGGGGAATAACGGATTTTTTTCCGAAGGTGCATCTATAACAAAACATTTGCCGTCGATTCCGAGTTGTGAACTAGTCCCATTACCCATCAGAAATTTGGCCATTCTATAATATGTAAGCAGTTGACCGTTCTATACAGGAATGCTATCAATCTTAAAGGTAAGATAACTTAGGCCCTCGTAAAAACGTTTTGCAAAAAGTGAGGAATGTAGTTCAATGAAAGAGTGTTTATTTCGAACGGCGATACCTTCCAGTTTTTCCATGAGCAATCTGACGTATCCCTTGACCTGGCAGGACGGTTCTACAAACAATCGCTTGACATGCCGCAATTAAAGTTGCCGTCCCAACTATCTTCCCTTCTTCCCTGAGTACTATAATTGGGTGGTCCTTGCTTTCTTGGAGAATATCCTTTTTGCCGAGATAAGAAAGGAAAAAGTCGATGGCCTCCCGTGCATATATACCTTTTATAGCTATGTTCTACAGTGGCACCAATAAATAAATGAAGCTCATTCAGGTCAAGTTCTGAAAAGAACGATAGTTCAATATTTGCATTCGTCATATCTATTTCAATTTATTGTTATTAAGAGATGCTACTTAAATAAACTCCCTTGGAATTGCTTTTTTGCGTTATGCAACGCTTTAAAGAAAATGAATCCATAAACTTTGATGTTCATTCCTACCGCATATCTACATTGGATCTGTTTCGCCCGCTCTTACAAAACCGAACCTTTTTTGTAATAGTCTAATGCTTTTCCATCTGAATTATCGTTCGTTTTTCTAAAATTTCCGGGGTGGAGGGAATAGAAGTCGGCAAACTCATCTTCATCGATCCGGTACAGGGTATTGAGGAAATGGCCATCCGAGGGTCCCTTCCGCCAGAACAGCGGCCTGCCGATATCACATCGGTGCACTTTGCCAGAACTTGGACTGGTACTGAAACAGGACACCTCTTTCATTTTCTTGTCTATTGGTAAACATACAAATATACCCATTTGGGCTTGGCGAAACGAAAAGTATAGACGCACAAGGTATTGAAGAATTTCGGCCAAATAGCGGCCATTTTAATATTTCGAACCAAATCATATTTGCTTCCCATGCCTTTAGTCCAAGATTGTTGGATTAACTCTTTATCTACCAAATCGCTAAGTTCTCAGGTCGCCAGGGTCTTGCCGATATTATTGATATACTGATAAGATGCGTTGGATATTTTTCCATGTTCCTTTATGTGTATATAGCCTTTACCTGTCTTTCATTGATTTCCAACTTATGCAGATATTCTTCCGTATAGATATCTTTAAGGAAAACGACACTAAGTCCCCCTTGATTTTCCTCGATTGCGGGTTCAGGTAGCCCCGCTTCTTTACACCTTTGATAATATCATTGGTACCACGTCCCCAGGCCTCTACATACCCGGCCTTGAAAACACTCAGGCAATATTCCTGTTCAATGATAAAAGGAGTGTTTCTGCTTCAATTCTTCCACGGTCAGTTCTTCCGGAAAGGTCACCGGGTTCCACAAGTGCAGGCGGTCATCATAGACACACAGAAATATCCATGTACTTGAATAATCCTTATGGACAATGGCGTTCACAACTGCCTCACATAGTGCTGGTTCGGGATATCCCAACGGTTCCATACGTTCGAGACCTTTCATACGAGATCGGACGGATAAGATAGCGGTCTTTGAGTTTATCCATCATTTTCGACCATCGTCAATAGGTTGGTCTCGATAATATCCTGAAAAAGAAGGTGGCTCGAGCTCTTGCCAAACCGCCCTACCTTCAAGCTAGTTGTCGGTGAAAGTGCATAGGACTGTTTACCAAAAAGCAATAGGCCGGCATTAGCTCAGTTCGCCGTCTTTGGTAAGCAGGTTCAGTCGTTTCATCAGCAACAGGGTGACTCCTCCTTGGCGGCAGGTGCCGGGATACGGTCCTTTACTGATAGCCTTTTTTAAAAACGACCGTACTGTTTCTGCATCCAGATCATTAGCCGCGGCACCGGGAACGGAGATAGCTTCCCAACTCTTGCCTCTCCTATATTTATTTGTATAATATAATCTAAGTGAAGAAGAGCGAGAGCAGATTTTGCTTTAAATAGCCTTATGGTATATTCAAGAAAAGAGACTGCCTCCTCTTCTTTAAACTTTTTAGAATCTGAACAGAATGCAAGGAATTTGCTCCATTATTATGAGTCTTATAGCCAGTATATCCAATCTGGAAAAAAGATGAAGAAAGGTTTTTCACTTACCTAAACCATATAAGATGAAGGTATTAGTAAGCAGACAGTAGGAATTGATGTTGCACAAAATGAATTAGTTGTATCGCTTGGTAGAATGGATGAACAGATCAGCATAGAAGTCTATGCCTACAAAGTATTTCCCAATACTAAAAAAGGGTTTTCAAGTCTTGTCGCGTGGGTAAATAAACAGACATCAAGTAGACAGAAGTACGGTATGTAATGGAAGCAACAAGGAGTTTACCATGAATCCTTAGCCTACTATCTTTACAGTATTCGAAAACATGTCAGCATCGTTTTGCCAAACAAGATCAGTAATTATGCAAAAACACTTGACATAAAAACCATTACTGATAAGAGCGCTTCACAAGCGATTGCTAGATTTGGTTTGGAAAGGCATTGGAAGTGTGGCAACCTCCTTTAAAATATTTAATGATTTGAGACAGCTTTG
The Sphingobacterium daejeonense genome window above contains:
- a CDS encoding replication-associated recombination protein A, whose protein sequence is MGAVERGTVTLIGATTENPSFEVISALLSRCQVYVLKELSKDELVEIVDQALTQDEYLKEENVQVKEYEALLQLSGGDARKLLNILELVTQAASHGKHEITNEFVAKHVQQNRIRYDKSGEHHYDIISAFIKSIRGSDPNAAVYWLARMIEGGEDPKFIARRLLILASEDVGNANPNALLLANNCFQAVNVIGWPESRIILSQTVVYLACSAKSNASYEAINKAQAMVKRTGNLSVPLHLRNAPTKLMKELDYGTEYMYAHVYAGNFVEQEYMPSELASEKLYEPGKNPAEDKLRISLRERWKGKYGY
- a CDS encoding GNAT family N-acetyltransferase yields the protein MRHVKRLFVEPSCQVKGYVRLLMEKLEGIAVRNKHSFIELHSSLFAKRFYEGLSYLTFKIDSIPV